Below is a window of Shinella sp. PSBB067 DNA.
GCGGCGGACCTCATTCCCGACGGCGCCGTCGTCTCGGTCTCCTCCTCCTCCGGCCTCGGCTGCCCGGACCTGACGCTGAAGGCCATCGGCGAGCGCTTCGAGGAAACCGGCCACCCGCGCAACATCACGACGCTGCATCCCATCGCCGCCGGCGACATGAGCGGCATCAAGGGCATCGACTACATCGCGAAGAAGGGCCTGCTCGCCAGGGTGCTGGCCGGCTCCTACCCGTCCGGCCCGTCCTCATCGGAGCCGCCGCTGATCTGGCAGATGATCACCGGCAACGAGATTCCGGCCTACAACATCCCCTCCGGCATCCTCTTCGACATGCACCGCGAGGCCGCCGCCAAGCGCCCCGGCGTCATCACCAAGGTCGGCCTCGACACCTTCGTGGACCCGACCCGGCAGGGCTGCGCCATGAACGACAGGGCCGCGGCCGAGCCGATCGTCGAGAAGATCGCCTTCGCCGGCGAGGAATGGCTGTATTTCAAGGCGATCGCCCCTCATATCGCCATCATCCGCGCCACCACGGCCGACGAGCGCGGCAACCTCACCTACGAGCACGAGGGCGCCACCCTCGGCGGGCTCGACCAGGCGCTTGCCGCCCGCAACAATGGCGGCATCGTCATCGCGCAGGTCAAGCGCATGGCCAAGGAAGGCTCGCTGAAGCCGCATGACGTGCGCGTGCCGGGCGTATTGGTCGATTACATCGTGGTCGATCCCGAGCAGAAGCAGACGACGCAGACGCTCTACGACCCCGCCATCTCCGGCGAGATCTTCCGCCCGCTCGACAGTTTCCGCGTGCCGGAATTCAACATCCAGAAGGTCATCGCACGCCGCGTGGCGCAGGAACTGGAGGCCGGCAGCGCCGTCAATCTCGGCTTCGGCATTTCCGCCAACGTGCCGCGCATCCTCATGGAAGAGGGCCTGCACGGGGCCGTCACCTGGGTGATCGAGCAGGGCGCGGTCGGCGGCGTGCCGCTGCTCGACTTCGCCTTCGGCTGCGCCTCCAATGCCGATGCCTTCATGCCCTCGCCCTACCAGTTCACCTATTTCCAGGGCGCGGGCTTCGATGCCTCGCTGCTCTCCTTCCTGGAGATCGGCAGGGACGGTTCGGTCAACGTCTCGAAGCTCTCCTTCCGCCCGCATGTGACGGCCGGCTGCGGCGGCTTCGTCGATATCACGGCGCGGGCCAAGAAGGTCGTCTTCTCCGGCATGTTCAATGCCGGCGCAAAGCTCGCCGTCGCGGACGGCAAGCTCGTCATCGAGAAGGAAGGCAAACTGAAGAAGCTGGTCGACGAGGTCGAGCACGTCACTTTCTCCGGTCCGCGGGCCGTGGCGCAGGGGCAGGACATCACCTACGTCACCGAGCGCTGCGTGATGAAGCTGACGCCCGAGGGCCTCATGCTGAACGAGATCGCGCCGGGCGTCGATCTCCAGGCGCATATCCTCGACCAGTCGGAATTCGCGCTGATCGTCTCGCCGGACCTCAAGGTGATGGATGCGGCCCTCTTCACCGATGCGCCCATTGGCCTGACGCTGCCCGAAAAGGCGCCGCGCCGGCTTGCGGAGACGCACCATGGCTGAGCCGCGCATCCGCATCGACATCGACGGCCCCGTCGCGACGATCACCGTCGCGCGGCCGGAAAAGCTGAACGCCTTCGACATCGACATGCTGAAGGAACTGTCCGCCGCCTGCGACACCGTGGAAGCCAATGCTGGCGTGCGCGTCGCCATCCTCACCGGCGAGGGCAAAGCCTTCTCCGCGGGCGGCGACATCCGCGCCTGGGCGAGCATGGAGCCGAACGAATTCGGCCACGCCTGGGTGCGCTTCGGCCACCGCGTCTTCGAGCGGCTGGCGACGCTGCGCATGCCGCTGATCGCCGCAATCAACGGCCATGCGCTGGGCGGCGGGCTGGAACTGGCGGCGGCGGCGGATATCCGCATCGCCGAAGCACAGGTGAAGATCGGCCTGCCGGAAGCCGGCCTCGGCATGGTGCCGGGCTGGTCCGGCACGCAGCGGCTCGTGAAGCGTTTTGGCGCGCAGACCGTGCGGCGCATGCTGCTCGGCGGCGAGGTGCTGACGGCAGCGGAGGCGGCAACGCTCGGCATTGTCGATCAGGTCGTAGCGACCGGTGCGGCCGTCGAGGCCGCCAGGGCCTATGCGGCGCGCATCGCGGCGCGCGGGCCGGCGGCGACGGAGATTTCCAAGCTGATGATTTCAGTGGCGAACGGCGAGGACAACGGCGCGGCGGTGGAAGCCCTCGGCTCCATCCTCGTCGCCAAGACCGGGGACCTCAAGGAAGGCGTCGCCGCCTTCACGGGAAAGCGCCCCGCAGAGTTCAAGGGAGAATGGTGATGACCGCGCATGCGAAACCTAGGGCGATCGACGATTTCAAGGCGCGCGATTTCCGCATGCTGATCGACGGCGTCTGGACGGAAGGCGCCGGCAGCGCGCTCGAACGCGTCGCCCCCGGCCACGGCGTCGTCGTCAGCCGCTATCCAGCCGGCACGAAGGCCGATGCCGAGCGCGCCATTGCCGCCGCCCGCAAGGCCTTCGACGAA
It encodes the following:
- a CDS encoding enoyl-CoA hydratase/isomerase family protein, which codes for MAEPRIRIDIDGPVATITVARPEKLNAFDIDMLKELSAACDTVEANAGVRVAILTGEGKAFSAGGDIRAWASMEPNEFGHAWVRFGHRVFERLATLRMPLIAAINGHALGGGLELAAAADIRIAEAQVKIGLPEAGLGMVPGWSGTQRLVKRFGAQTVRRMLLGGEVLTAAEAATLGIVDQVVATGAAVEAARAYAARIAARGPAATEISKLMISVANGEDNGAAVEALGSILVAKTGDLKEGVAAFTGKRPAEFKGEW
- a CDS encoding acyl CoA:acetate/3-ketoacid CoA transferase, whose amino-acid sequence is MSKHITPRQAADLIPDGAVVSVSSSSGLGCPDLTLKAIGERFEETGHPRNITTLHPIAAGDMSGIKGIDYIAKKGLLARVLAGSYPSGPSSSEPPLIWQMITGNEIPAYNIPSGILFDMHREAAAKRPGVITKVGLDTFVDPTRQGCAMNDRAAAEPIVEKIAFAGEEWLYFKAIAPHIAIIRATTADERGNLTYEHEGATLGGLDQALAARNNGGIVIAQVKRMAKEGSLKPHDVRVPGVLVDYIVVDPEQKQTTQTLYDPAISGEIFRPLDSFRVPEFNIQKVIARRVAQELEAGSAVNLGFGISANVPRILMEEGLHGAVTWVIEQGAVGGVPLLDFAFGCASNADAFMPSPYQFTYFQGAGFDASLLSFLEIGRDGSVNVSKLSFRPHVTAGCGGFVDITARAKKVVFSGMFNAGAKLAVADGKLVIEKEGKLKKLVDEVEHVTFSGPRAVAQGQDITYVTERCVMKLTPEGLMLNEIAPGVDLQAHILDQSEFALIVSPDLKVMDAALFTDAPIGLTLPEKAPRRLAETHHG